The genomic interval GAAGCAACCTGCCCAGCACATCGAGGATGACCTTGCCAGCCTCCGCGCTTGCCTGAAGCGTGGTCAGAATGAACACAGCCGTCTCCACCAATGCGGCGATCCAACTGGCAGGCGATTGCAAAAAGCCAGCCAGATAAGGCGACACCAGCCATCCTAACAACAACATCCCGCCAAAAGCAAAAAAGACGGAACCGAGGATTCGGCGGCGGCGCTCGGCGGTTTTCTCAGCCGCCAGCCGCGCCTGAAACCGGGTTGCAAATCCCGGAGCGGGCACAGCCAGTTTCGCAGAGCGCAAAACCCTGGCGGTCTTTACCAGCGCGGCGCAATACGCGCACGAACGCAGGTGCGAATCCAATTCGCGCTGTTGTTGCGCATCGAGCGCAACCTCATGCAAAAGCCAGGTTTCAAAAGGCTGGTGATTCATGGCGTCTCCTTTCCGTTTGGGCAGGCAGAGTTTCCTCCTCCTGCCACATGCCTGCCAACGCCCGTCGCGAGCGATGCAGGCGGCTCTTCACAGCGCTGACCGTCAACTGCAACGACTCAGCGATCTCAATTTCAGAATAGTCGTACCAATACCTCATAATCACCGCCGCGCGATCCGTTTCATCGAGGTCGCCCAAAAGCCGGTGCAGGCGGTCGCGCTCCTCCCGCTTGGTCGATTCGACCTCAGGGTCGGGCGAAGCGGGGTCGGCGATCTCAAACACCGTCCCATCCTCGCGCTCCTCATCCATCGAAAAGACCGAGAGTCTCTTTCGGCGCAGGCGGTCGATGCAATAATGCGCGGCGATCGAAAGCAGCCAGGTGACGAACGAACGACTCGAGTCGTAACGATGCAGGTTTTGGTAGGCGCGCAAGAAAGTCTCCTGCGCGGCATCCTCCGCCGCTTCAGGTTCGCCCAGCATTCGATAACACAAGTTATACACATGTGTCTGATGCGATTCGACGAGCCGGGTAAATGCTTCGTCACTGCCTTGTTGAGCCTGGGCTACCCAGGCGAGTTCATCGTTCACCTGCGCTCCTCGTACTCCTTATACGCCTTGCGGGAAAAATAGTTGCGCGACATTTCACGGAGGACGACCGTCGCTTCATTCTACCAGTGCGGCTGATTCTAACCCTCAAAAAAACAAGCCCCCTTGCGGAGGCTTGCCATCGTTTACTTGGATGATTTATTTTTGAACCGGCTGAACAGTGTTTTCCGCTGGTTCTGGAAGCGGTCGAACGCGCTCTCCAACGATGATTTGACATCGGGCGGAACTTCGCCGCGCTCGAAGAACGCCAGCAGTTTCTTCGAGTTCGATTCCGGTTCATCCACCTTGGGCGCGCTACTGGACACATAATCGCTGTAATGCTGGGGCGAGTACATGGACATGTACTGATAATCGCCATACGTTTTCGCGTTGGTTTCCGAAACCTTATTGAACACAATGCCGATCACCCGCGCCCCGGCGCGATTCAACTGCTCTTTAATGACCTTTGCCTGATCGTCCTTCGTCAAGCCGGGTTCGATCACCAATACCACACCATCCACTTTCGAGGCGAGGTTGTACGAATCGGCAATGATCAACGGCGGCGCATCCACGATAATCGTCTCGTATTCGTCTCGCAATTCGTTCAAAATCGCGCCGACACGTTTTGAATTAACCACCTCGGTGATACTCGGCGGGATGTGCCCCGCTGTGATCACGTCGATGCGCTTCCCTTTCACGGGTCTCACAACTTCTTTTGCGGCAATCCGCGCATGGATGATATCTGCCAGCCCCGGGTTCTGCGAGATCTTCAAGGCTTTGTGAACAGAAGGACGCCGGAGATCGGAATCGACCAGGATCACCTTTTGGTCGCTCATGGCGAACGAAAGCGCGAGGTTCGCCGCAACCGTCGTCTTGCCGTTTCCCTGCACCGGGCTGGTCACCAGGATCGTCTTGGCGGAATTATAGGTTTGGAAAAACTCAAGGTTCGATTGCAACAAGCGAAAGTTCTCGGCAACGATCGAGTTCGGATGGCTCAACACATACGTGGCGTTATTGCCATTTTCAGAGATCTGCGAAAGGTAACCGATGACCGGCAGATTAAAGATACGCTCCACATCGGAAGTTGTCTTGATGGTGCGGTCGAGATATTCCAACCCATACGCGGCGCCTGCCGAAAGCAACAGCCCAACCAACCCTGCCAAGCCAATGATCAGCAGTTTGCTGGTACCCTCCGATTTTGTGGGCAGGTTCGCCGGCTCCACAACCGTCAAGGTGTTCAATGCGCCCTGCTGAGAATTGGAAAGGAACGTTGCGTAGTTATCCCGCAGGCTGGTCAACTTAAGCGTCAGAGTCTGAATTTCTTTTTCGGTCTCCGCGATCTGACTCGTGCTGGTCTGAACCTTCAAACTTGCCTGAAGGTCTTTAATTTCCTTGTCGGTCTGTTCGATCTGTTCCTGGAGGCTGGCAAGTTGCTGGTCGATGAATTCCTGCTGTTCCCCGCCCGTGCCGCTGACCGCCGGGCTTAATTTGATCAACTGTTGCGCCAATTCATTGGCAATGATCTGCGCGCGACGAGGGTCTGTGTCGGTGACAGCGATCTCGACCAACTGGGTGTTCGGAATGATGCGCGAATTGTATTGCGGAAGCCAGTCAATGCCCAACGCCTGTTTCGTGGCTTCCTGCACCGGTTCACGCCGCGCCATATCTGAGTAGATCGTCGCCAACTGTTGCGAAATTGAGATCTGACCCGGTTCCGGGTTGGGATTGGAAATGGTGCTTCCCGTCACCAGAGTGGTGCGGGAAATGTATTGCGCCGGCTGAAACAGCGTCGAGATCGAGCTGGAAATCAGAGCCAGCACAGTGGTCACTGCTATCAACCGCCACCATTTGATTAAAGGTTTGAGATAGGGATTAATATCCATGGGAACCAATTTTATAAACAGAATTATAGCAGGAGAAATTAAATAACCTAACGTTCTCCTCGAACTTCATGACGTTGCAACATTAGAAAAGTTACCATAGGAACAGCCAACGTGGTCGCTATACGCAAGGTCAGGTAAGTATTTTCGCATGGTGAATGGCTTCCTCGTAAATATGAATCAATTTCCCAGCCAAAACGGTCCAATCGTGATGCTTCCGAACATAGTCCAATCCAGCCTGCCCCACTTGTTGTTGTAATGATGGGTCTTCGATCAGGCGTAGAAGTTCCCGTGAAAACTCCTCAGCGGTGTCAGCCACCAAAACATCTTCTCCGGGCTTCGCTTGTAAAGCTATCATCGCCTTCATGTTTGTTACCACAGGTGTTTTACACGCCATCGCCTCAAGCGCTTTATTTTGGATTCCCGCGCCATACACAAGCGGAACCGCCGCAACCGTTGCTTTTTGAAGATATGGACGCATATCCGCAACAGTGCCTGTGACGATAATACGAGGGTCTGCCTGCAAGGATGTAATATGCGCCGGCGGATCCTTTCCGACGATCAGCAATTTCACGCCTGGGCGTTTCTCCCAAATGGTAGGCATGATTTCCCGAACCAGAAAATCTGCCATCGAAATATTGGCGTGATAACTCATCTTACCGCTAAAGACGATCGTTTCTGGATCGCGTTGAATCGCAACATCCGGGCGGAAATATTGCATATCCACGCCATTGGGCAACACGGTCACGGGCGATGGTGTCTTTGAAGATAATCGTAGGAGCGCCTCTCTATCAGCCTGTGATGTGATCGTCACATGATGAAACGCGGAAACCAGCTCACCTTCCCACGCCTGGGTCCGACGCAAGTCTAGCGTGGAGATCAGCCTGCCGAATGCGCTGCGGCTCTTCGCGGAGGTCAACTCAAAGAGGTGGCTGATACAGTCCACGCTGTCCCACACGACCGGCAGGCTGGGCAGGCGTGAACGGATCGTTGTTCCAAACATTGAGCCGCGCAAATGCTCCACATGCACAACGTCAAACCTTGAAGAAACGCTGTAGGATTGGAAAAAACGTTCAACCAACGCTGGGGTCCAACTATATACAGACTGCAAAGGTTGCCGGGTTGGCAAAGCAATCAGACTCTGCCAATACGAACGCAACGCGGGTTGATGTTCGTATACAACATCATGGCACAGGCTCTTCAACGCGCGCGCATCCTCAACATCTCCTTGGTTTGTCGTCACCGTAAAGACGGTCACCTCCGCGCCAAGGGCGGAAAGATGCGAGATCAACTGATAGGGCCTGACCCGAATCAGATTAGGCACATACGGAACAAAATATGCGATTTTCATGCCGGGCTGGAAAACATCGAACGCAGGCGAAGCCGATGCAACAGAAGTCTGTATTGAAAACGCAAATGAGATTTGATCGTGCGCCACAACTTCGCCTTGGAAACCCCGAACATACGGCTATGCAACGCGGCGGGAAACTCGACGACCTTGAATCCCTTGAGCATGGCTTTGACCATGAACTCGGTGCCGGCAAGGTAATCATCCGCCTCGAATTGCACTTGTTCGACCACTCTGCGGCGATAGCCTCGAAACAGCGCTGTATACGTGTAGATGTTCCAGTTCAACAAAATTCGATAAAGAAGAGACGAGCCTTTGCTAAGGAATATCCTATACCCGGGCACTCCAACCACTTCCCCGTCCGGATGGTACGGCGAGGCGGTCACCACATCCACATTCTTCTGAAGGCAAGCCAACAAGGCTGGGATGGTCCCAAATTTATAGGTTCCATCGCTGTCGGTTGTGAGAATGATGTCGCCGGTCGAAGCCTGTAACCCTGTGCGGATTGCCGCGCCAAGCCCGCGATTTACTTCATGCTTCTCAAACTTAATCGGTATTGTCTGGCTGGAACGGGAAGCAAAAGCGGTTTTGAGCGCGTGATACGTAGCATCCTTGCTCCCATCGTCGACAAAAACGACTTCTACAGAGGTCACAGCGCCGCCGTCCGGCAATTTACTTCCGATCAAGCTATCGGCAACGGGGAAGAAGTCTGTTCCCAGTTTTTCGATGTTATCCTCTTCATTAAAACAGGGAATAACAATGGATATTTTCATATGCAATCTTTTCACTCCTCGCGATGGTTGATTTTATACAATGTGTAATTCTCAACAGTAACCACAGGGACGCAACAGCCTCCCGCCAAAAACTCGGTATACATGCCAGTCCACTTCGAAAAGGGACCTTCGATCAGGTAATCTGGATCATACGCCGTTGGATCATAGATCTCGTCTGTCATCTCGCCAAACTGCGTTTCCGCGGTCTTGAGGTCGACCCAGCGATTGGCAGGATGATGGTACGTGTGATCCGGCGTCAACAGGTCGAGCTCCCATTCCCACGATTCGATCACCGCGTCCGCGGGAAGGTTTTGAATAATATAATCGGCAAATTTCTCGGGCGTTGCATCGTGCCTGACATCAATATCCCGTATCTGCTGGAACAAACCGTTTCCCGCCCAAACCAAACCCGCCAACAGAAAAACGGACCCTGCATACAAGGAGCTTTGTCGCAACCTCGAACTTTTTTGCCACTCGTTCCAGGTCTTGCGAATATATAAATAAATTCGATAAAAAACCTCTCCAGAGAAAACCAGCCCGATGGAGAAAGCCTCGAACATATAACGGGGCCACCCGACTGATATAAAGCAAAACCAAAGGACCCAGACTGTGACGAACACAGCCAGCATGAATTTCCCTAACCCAAATAAGGTCCGTTGACGGCTTTCCAGAAACGACAGAAGCAAGCCAGGACCCGCAAAAAGCAAAAAACCGGAACGTAGTAGGTACCATATATTTCCCGGTATACGACTCGCCCGAAACGCCAGGATGGTCACTTCTGCGCTCGAGTCGAGCGCCGCAAGATGAGCGGCAAAATTTTCCGCGCCTACCAATTTGTACTGAACGCCGAACCATAAGGCGGCACAGGTGAGCATCACAACCAAAACGATCATGCTGTTGAGAGGTCGGATTTGCTTGTAATAAAAATAATCTGCAACGACCGCCAAGCCCAACGCGGGGACAAAGATCCAATACTGACCCTTCGTCACCAGCGCCAGCCCGAAAAACAACCCTGAGAGAATTGCGTAACGCGTCTGTTTCTTTTTCCCAAGCGCAAAGAAGCAGAGAAACCCGATAAAAAAATACATCAGCGCGGGAACGTTGCCCAAAGCCTGCCTGCCATAAAACAAGAACCCTTCGTCTGGGATCGACAACAACAGGAATACCGAGATCAACGCGGAAGGCGCGCTATACAACACGGATGAGATGCGAAAAAACAACCAAACCGCCGCAAGAAAAAATACGGCGGCAAGGATCCGCGCTTGCAACAACCCTACGCCAAAGATCTTGAATAGTACTGCAATCGGAACGATCAAGCCTGGTCCATTCGCGATCAACGGCTGATCAAGCATCCGAAACCCTTCCACAGACCGCATGGCATACTGCCCATGGTTGACCAAATTCAACGCGCCCTGCAACGCCAGCCCCTCGTCAAACCAGGTAACCGGGTAATAGGGTTGATGATAGACACCTAACACCAACAGAGAAACAAACGCCAAGGCGACAAGAAGCCGCCTCATATTAATCGCTTTCCAATCCATGAAGAGGTCCGAGGCAAATACTACGGCGCGTACTGATACAAATATCGCGGATACTCAAGGTTATATCGCTTGGGCAATGTGGAGAGCGCGGCGAACCTGTCACCCAAATCTGATGCAAGTTGGTAATCATCCAGAAGGAAGAAAAGAAGCGGATCGTTCTCCAGCGGATAATTCGTCAGGATGTAGGCGGTTCCCTCCGGACGTATGACTGGGTCCAGTAATCCCTGAACGATTCTCACATCCTCATCCTCCGCGCCGGGACCGCGAATCAGATCCTCCATCGGCACCCAATGGACAGCGGGAGCAAACGCATACCCATCCTCCAACTGCCCAACCCACGGAGCATAGACGGGTCCATCGAGAGAATTTAAATATCCGATAAAATCCTGATAGGTCTCCTCGGCATGCGAAGAAACAATCACAGTTGCCGGGTTATAAAAGAATAAGGCAAAAGATAAACCCAACGCCGCAAGATGGAGCGACCATTTGCGCGCAACTTGATATTCGTCAAGGAATGCCGCCATGCCGATCACACCGGTTAAGATGAACCATGCGCCCATCGGGATAAAAACATTGTTATTCGAACCGGGATCGAGTGCGCCCATAAAACCGCTCAGCAAAGCAAAGGGCAGGGTGAAATACCAAATACTCGCCTTGCTTTTCTGTTTGAGCCCATACATCAACGAGGCAACTACGCCGACACCGGCCAGGGCAGGGTAATTTGTTACGATGAACACAACATAGCGTACAACGGCATCCACATTGAGATGGCTCCAACTGCCGGGCACCGTCAACGTGTAGTAGTGAAACAGTGAACCAAAGAAGAGCGTTGGCGCAAGCAGGTACAGGACGGGACCGAGCGCCCCGGCAACAACCCAATAGGGCAGGGAATTCTTCCAGCCCTCGCGCCATGTGAGATACAGCACGCCCCCCATGGCGAATAAAGCGCCGTGTTGCTTGAACCAGAACGAAGCGACCAACACCAACACGCCCAGCACATTGACCGAACGGGATTTGTTCAACGAGATCATGTAACATCCCAGTAATGCGCAGAATAATAGCCAAGAGTCAGAATGGGCGTTATCAAGGTAGGTATCCATCACGCGATACGCGGCAGTGAACAAACCCACCGCAACGATCCCCCACCACGCAGAGCGCGTTTCTTTTTTGACAGCGAGGAAGATGACGATCTCCGCGCCGAGCATTCCGAGGATGGCTACCAGCCTCAGGGTGAACAAGTTCGCTCCGAATAACCACGCAAACGGAATCGAGAAATAGTAATAAAACGGGGCATATGCCAGCGGCACAAAGCCCGGCGACGGCTCGACGTATATCGGCTGACCGGCAACCGCGCGCTGGAAATGCTGGACGACCGTCAACTCCATGGCTTCAAGGTTCAACGGGAAGTTGACGTGGTTGACCCACAGATACGCCATGAAAAGAATCCAAGCCCCCGCGTAGAGGGCGACCAGGTTCAGAAAAACGCGCGAAAGATTCGACTCGCGCCGAAACCCGAGAAGTATTCCGCCGGCGAAGACAAGCAAAATGAAAAGTTTAACCAGCATGGTTTATTTCTCGATCCGTTGATACAGATCGTAATCGCCGAAGGTCTGCACCCATTGGTAGTTTTCGAAAACATATTCCACCGGGTAGATCAACGTCCATTTGGAGAACTCGCCGACAAGGAGATACTCGGGGTTCTCAGTTTCCACGAAAGAGTAGCGGTCCCTGACCGGTTCGCCGCCATAGTACACCTGGTTCACAGCCACCGCGAGCAACTCATTTTGCGGGTAGTGATAGTTATGGTTTGTCAGGAAGCCGATTTCAGGCTCCCAGGTTTCGATCACCGCCGACTCGGGAACATTCGCGTTGAGATAGTCTGCCATCAGTTGAGCATTGTTCGGGCCGGGAAACGCGATCTCTGAGACCGTCTTTGCCAGCGGAATTGCGACGATGGCAACCAGCCATAAGGTCAGGGCGAGGCGGGCGGCGTTCTTCACCTCGAACAGCGAACGGAAAAATCCGCCTCTCCAGTCGAAGTTGAAACCCTCCGTCAGGCTGTGGAAGAAGCGGGCGATGAAAATGCTGGAGAGGGTAAGCCCGAGGAAGGCGTAGCGGATCCAGCCGATGGAGGCGACGATAAACCACACAAGGTTGAGCGCGATCATGAGGAACAGCACGCTGAATTTTTGTCCCTCGCGCGCGCGAGGCGCCGACACGAAGAAAGCATAGATCAAAGCGGGTAACAAGGCTTCGAGGTAGACCGCCCGCGAACTGAGCGCACCCACATTGGCGGCGAGTTGCGCAAGGTTGAAATTGAATGCCGCGCCTTCGGCAGAGGCTCGCAAGAGCGCCAGGTTTTCGGTCATTGTAGCGGGACCGAGATACATCAATGTGAAGACTTGCCAGATGCCGAAACTGCCCGCCGCAACAATGCCGGGGATGAGAAAATTCTTGTGAGAAGAGGTCTTGTAATAGAAAATATCCAGCCCCCACGAAAGGATCAGGGTCGGGGCGAGGAAGAGCAGGTATTGGTATTTGGTGATCATCGCCAGCCCGAAGAATAAGCCGATGGTCGCCAGCCGTTTTACATCGTTTTCATTCCATTTGGAGAACCAGAGATAGAGCGCGAGCGCCAGGAAGAAAAAGCCCGGCACCTCCCCCAGCAGTTGACGCCCATACTCCAAAAACAAAACACTGCGCGAGGATAAGATTAACGCCAGGGCGATCCACGCAACCGCCTTGCCGGAGAGATGCTCCGCCAGTTTGAAAAAGATGTAGCATGCCGCCAGCAGATACAGCGCCATCACGAACCGCGCCTGGATTAAGCCGATGCCAAAGAGTTTGAACGCCGCCGCGATGGGAAGCATCACCGTGGGACCAACACCAATGGTGGGACCGTAATAACGGAACCCGTCACTGCTGATATCCGCATACTCGCCGTATCGCGCCAGCGTCTTCGGCACATGCAAATGTGAGCCCTCATCGAACCACGGGGCGGGGTAGCGCGTCAGGTTATGGAACGCAAAGAAATAAATAAGCAGGATTCCAAGCGCCGTAAGAAGCGTCTTTCGATTCGTAGATAGGAATTGCGACATAGTCTCTCCGAAGGCTGAAACAAGCAACTGTGGTAGATTTCCCCATCGCCTGGGGTTGTTATGAATAGGCGGATTGTATCGATTGCCGTCTGGCGGGGAGGATCAACTGCGCGTATTCCACGCCGCCAAGTACTAGACGGGTTTTGGCGGGAGTGGGTACACCGTCTACGGTGACAGCGGAAAGTTTCTTTCCGGCATGGAGCGCGGGGAGGAGAACCGTCAGCGTGGATAAAGGCTGGGCGGGCGGGAGCAGTTCGCACGTCAGGGAAGAAGCGGCGGCATCCCAGGTCACATTCTCAAAGTTAGAGTCGTGCCGGGCATCCGAAAACCACAGCCACTCTTGCGCCGAAAGTATCGGCACGCCGAGTTCGTTGGCGTAATCCAGCGTGCCCTCCAAAAAGATGCGCCCCGATTTCGCCGGGTCGCCGCCGAGTTGGAAGGGATCGACATGGAATTGCCCGGTGATGGCGCAGTAATCGCCGTACTTGACCGAGCGATCGAGCAGATACTTTGAAATGTCTACCGTCTCTTGCGCGCTCAAGCTGGCATAGCCGCCCCACTCCGGCACGTTCATGGGGATGTTGTGTTCATCGGTGACTTGCGTGAGTTGCTGATACAGGTCGATGATATGACCCTGCTCGTCGATGAATTTCATCGGGCGACCGCTACCGGTGAGGTGACCATTCACCCACGCGCCGTTCGGCATTTGCAGGGATGGACCGACATGATAATAATCAAAATTCATGCGCATCCCGTGCATGGCTTGCGCGCGGGCGGTTTCCATCCAACCTGACCATAAGACGCGATGCGTGCGCACGGTTTGCGATACGGGCCCGTAGCCTCGCCCGGTAAATTCCTTCCAATAGACCTGCCATTCGTCGAGCCCGGTTTCAACATACGGATGCAAAGCGATCTCATGCCCGCGCGCGCGCCAGGATTTAATCAGGTCTGGCGTGGGCGACCCAAATTCTTCGCCGAGCGCGTTGGAGATCACGGGCACGTGATCGGTCAGCCAGAAACGAGTCCAGCGGGCGGCGCGACCGATATCGCCCACGATCTGCGGGGCGTAATACACGGTCATGTGCCCTCCGCGATCGTCCACGATCTTCAACACTTCTTCGATGAACGGAACGGGGTTGCTGTGCGAATCGCCGGTGGCGATTAATACCGATTTTTTATCTTCGGGGAAATACCACAAACGCGGCAAAGGTCGTTTGCTCAAGCGCGCCAGCATATTCACGAGCAGGCGTTGTTGTTCGTCGGCTTGCGGGATATGGATACGCTCGAGGTCGATCCAACCCACGAACATATCCACCGTGCGCGCGCCGTTCAAACCGTCCAAATCCTGGTTCACAAGTTCGGGGTTTCCCTGCCGCATATACGCGATGCTCTTGGCGAGATCGAACGCGAACGCCGCCGCTTCGCCTTTGCCGAATCGATTCATCACAATCGCGGGTTTTCCATACGGGGCATTCTTGGTAAACAGCCACGCCACCCCCTCGCCGCTGGTGAGTTCGTACAAATCTGCCGTTCCATGATATTGAAGCGACATGGGATTACTGCCGCCATTGACAGGCTGGGCGGAGTCATACAAAAGATATTCGTCGGATAACGAGCCTGCGCTTCTCTCCCAGCCGAACATTGATTCAAACCCCGCGGCCGGTTTCAAACTGACGAGTCCCCCGCCGTTGAACACGTAGCCTTCGAACAGTTCGATCTGCGAGGTTGTCAGCGGGGTCTCAGCCAGCAGAATCACATCGTATGCGCCGATCACATCTGCGGAAAGCGACGACAATGCCGCCACGTGAAAACAATTGACTCCCTCTGCCCGCAGAATCTCGGTGAGGAAGATGCCGAACTTATTTTCCGCTTCGGGGTTCACGACAACAAGGATGGGGACCGAGCCGTCCAACTCTGCTGTGAACAAACTATTCGGGTTCACATACGGATTCCGCTCCACGATGGGATCGCCGTTCGATTCGCGCAACACGCCATAGCCCAAGGCGGCAGTTACCGCCGCGCCTGCGCCAGCCAATTTGAGAAAATCTCTGCGGGTAATTTTTCGTTTCATAGTGTTCGAAGGAGATGCCGCCCTGAACGGGGCGAAGGGTCTCTACCACAAGGACAGAGAGGCTTCGCGTTTATTCAGCGCGACAAGATAGAGGCTTACTTGAAAATCGGCGAGCCGATCAACTCATCGAGGTAGGAGCGCAAGGACTCGAGCGCGGTTGCCGAGTCTGGTTCCTTCGCAAGGTCCGATAATTCTAGCGGATCGTCTCTCCAGTTATATAACACCTCGCCGAATTCTTCATGGACGATATACTGCAATCGATCGCCGACCACCGATTTCATCTCGCCGTAGGTGGTGGGGTTTTGTTCCGCCGCGCCGTCAAATTGCGCCACCTCCGAAATGGGGTTCGCCCACCCCGGCGGCGCGCTCCCGCCGAATAATTTCGTCAGCGGTTGGGATGGGAATGCGCCGTCGTTGGCGTTCAACAATTGCAGGATGGTCGCAGGCAGGCTGGTCGTCGAGACAGGCGTATCCACGACAATGCCCGAGGGAACTCCCGCCCCCCACACGATGAGCGGCACGTGGATCTCCTGCCGGTACAGCGACGCGCTGTGCTGGAGCAATCCATGCTCGCCCAACGACTCGCCATGATCGGCGGTGATGATAACAATTGTATTCTCCAACTCGCCGCGCGACTCAAGCTCGGCAAACAACGCTTTGATCTGATCGTCCACATAATTG from Candidatus Defluviilinea gracilis carries:
- a CDS encoding sigma-70 family RNA polymerase sigma factor, which translates into the protein MNDELAWVAQAQQGSDEAFTRLVESHQTHVYNLCYRMLGEPEAAEDAAQETFLRAYQNLHRYDSSRSFVTWLLSIAAHYCIDRLRRKRLSVFSMDEEREDGTVFEIADPASPDPEVESTKREERDRLHRLLGDLDETDRAAVIMRYWYDYSEIEIAESLQLTVSAVKSRLHRSRRALAGMWQEEETLPAQTERRRHESPAF
- a CDS encoding polysaccharide biosynthesis tyrosine autokinase, yielding MDINPYLKPLIKWWRLIAVTTVLALISSSISTLFQPAQYISRTTLVTGSTISNPNPEPGQISISQQLATIYSDMARREPVQEATKQALGIDWLPQYNSRIIPNTQLVEIAVTDTDPRRAQIIANELAQQLIKLSPAVSGTGGEQQEFIDQQLASLQEQIEQTDKEIKDLQASLKVQTSTSQIAETEKEIQTLTLKLTSLRDNYATFLSNSQQGALNTLTVVEPANLPTKSEGTSKLLIIGLAGLVGLLLSAGAAYGLEYLDRTIKTTSDVERIFNLPVIGYLSQISENGNNATYVLSHPNSIVAENFRLLQSNLEFFQTYNSAKTILVTSPVQGNGKTTVAANLALSFAMSDQKVILVDSDLRRPSVHKALKISQNPGLADIIHARIAAKEVVRPVKGKRIDVITAGHIPPSITEVVNSKRVGAILNELRDEYETIIVDAPPLIIADSYNLASKVDGVVLVIEPGLTKDDQAKVIKEQLNRAGARVIGIVFNKVSETNAKTYGDYQYMSMYSPQHYSDYVSSSAPKVDEPESNSKKLLAFFERGEVPPDVKSSLESAFDRFQNQRKTLFSRFKNKSSK
- a CDS encoding glycosyltransferase, which codes for MKIAYFVPYVPNLIRVRPYQLISHLSALGAEVTVFTVTTNQGDVEDARALKSLCHDVVYEHQPALRSYWQSLIALPTRQPLQSVYSWTPALVERFFQSYSVSSRFDVVHVEHLRGSMFGTTIRSRLPSLPVVWDSVDCISHLFELTSAKSRSAFGRLISTLDLRRTQAWEGELVSAFHHVTITSQADREALLRLSSKTPSPVTVLPNGVDMQYFRPDVAIQRDPETIVFSGKMSYHANISMADFLVREIMPTIWEKRPGVKLLIVGKDPPAHITSLQADPRIIVTGTVADMRPYLQKATVAAVPLVYGAGIQNKALEAMACKTPVVTNMKAMIALQAKPGEDVLVADTAEEFSRELLRLIEDPSLQQQVGQAGLDYVRKHHDWTVLAGKLIHIYEEAIHHAKILT
- a CDS encoding glycosyltransferase family 2 protein; the protein is MKISIVIPCFNEEDNIEKLGTDFFPVADSLIGSKLPDGGAVTSVEVVFVDDGSKDATYHALKTAFASRSSQTIPIKFEKHEVNRGLGAAIRTGLQASTGDIILTTDSDGTYKFGTIPALLACLQKNVDVVTASPYHPDGEVVGVPGYRIFLSKGSSLLYRILLNWNIYTYTALFRGYRRRVVEQVQFEADDYLAGTEFMVKAMLKGFKVVEFPAALHSRMFGVSKAKLWRTIKSHLRFQYRLLLHRLRLRSMFSSPA
- a CDS encoding glycosyltransferase family 39 protein codes for the protein MDWKAINMRRLLVALAFVSLLVLGVYHQPYYPVTWFDEGLALQGALNLVNHGQYAMRSVEGFRMLDQPLIANGPGLIVPIAVLFKIFGVGLLQARILAAVFFLAAVWLFFRISSVLYSAPSALISVFLLLSIPDEGFLFYGRQALGNVPALMYFFIGFLCFFALGKKKQTRYAILSGLFFGLALVTKGQYWIFVPALGLAVVADYFYYKQIRPLNSMIVLVVMLTCAALWFGVQYKLVGAENFAAHLAALDSSAEVTILAFRASRIPGNIWYLLRSGFLLFAGPGLLLSFLESRQRTLFGLGKFMLAVFVTVWVLWFCFISVGWPRYMFEAFSIGLVFSGEVFYRIYLYIRKTWNEWQKSSRLRQSSLYAGSVFLLAGLVWAGNGLFQQIRDIDVRHDATPEKFADYIIQNLPADAVIESWEWELDLLTPDHTYHHPANRWVDLKTAETQFGEMTDEIYDPTAYDPDYLIEGPFSKWTGMYTEFLAGGCCVPVVTVENYTLYKINHREE
- a CDS encoding glycosyltransferase family 39 protein — translated: MSQFLSTNRKTLLTALGILLIYFFAFHNLTRYPAPWFDEGSHLHVPKTLARYGEYADISSDGFRYYGPTIGVGPTVMLPIAAAFKLFGIGLIQARFVMALYLLAACYIFFKLAEHLSGKAVAWIALALILSSRSVLFLEYGRQLLGEVPGFFFLALALYLWFSKWNENDVKRLATIGLFFGLAMITKYQYLLFLAPTLILSWGLDIFYYKTSSHKNFLIPGIVAAGSFGIWQVFTLMYLGPATMTENLALLRASAEGAAFNFNLAQLAANVGALSSRAVYLEALLPALIYAFFVSAPRAREGQKFSVLFLMIALNLVWFIVASIGWIRYAFLGLTLSSIFIARFFHSLTEGFNFDWRGGFFRSLFEVKNAARLALTLWLVAIVAIPLAKTVSEIAFPGPNNAQLMADYLNANVPESAVIETWEPEIGFLTNHNYHYPQNELLAVAVNQVYYGGEPVRDRYSFVETENPEYLLVGEFSKWTLIYPVEYVFENYQWVQTFGDYDLYQRIEK
- a CDS encoding twin-arginine translocation signal domain-containing protein — encoded protein: MKRKITRRDFLKLAGAGAAVTAALGYGVLRESNGDPIVERNPYVNPNSLFTAELDGSVPILVVVNPEAENKFGIFLTEILRAEGVNCFHVAALSSLSADVIGAYDVILLAETPLTTSQIELFEGYVFNGGGLVSLKPAAGFESMFGWERSAGSLSDEYLLYDSAQPVNGGSNPMSLQYHGTADLYELTSGEGVAWLFTKNAPYGKPAIVMNRFGKGEAAAFAFDLAKSIAYMRQGNPELVNQDLDGLNGARTVDMFVGWIDLERIHIPQADEQQRLLVNMLARLSKRPLPRLWYFPEDKKSVLIATGDSHSNPVPFIEEVLKIVDDRGGHMTVYYAPQIVGDIGRAARWTRFWLTDHVPVISNALGEEFGSPTPDLIKSWRARGHEIALHPYVETGLDEWQVYWKEFTGRGYGPVSQTVRTHRVLWSGWMETARAQAMHGMRMNFDYYHVGPSLQMPNGAWVNGHLTGSGRPMKFIDEQGHIIDLYQQLTQVTDEHNIPMNVPEWGGYASLSAQETVDISKYLLDRSVKYGDYCAITGQFHVDPFQLGGDPAKSGRIFLEGTLDYANELGVPILSAQEWLWFSDARHDSNFENVTWDAAASSLTCELLPPAQPLSTLTVLLPALHAGKKLSAVTVDGVPTPAKTRLVLGGVEYAQLILPARRQSIQSAYS